Proteins from a genomic interval of Zingiber officinale cultivar Zhangliang chromosome 2A, Zo_v1.1, whole genome shotgun sequence:
- the LOC122042444 gene encoding uncharacterized protein LOC122042444, whose product MELQQESSSVRALFATNLRNPSSSSSAFVSANQSPFFSPRSPATHASGPIKNDNAVSPNDVVASVDQFGSLTGLLQPISNIHFLASNHSPSLDCCSSSNFETPATFYNSNLSLVSSFNGFCNASSSNNSQGIENCHLGHRAKHKRLGKNQGKFSGSRPSPSVSSTNKYRNCDVYIGFHGRKPSLLRYVHWLRAELEIQGISCFTSDRARCRNTRSHDAVEKMMNASTYGVMILTKKSFGNPYSIEELRYFLSKKNLIPIYFDLSAADCLARDIIEKRGDLWEKYGGELWMLYGGLEREWTEAIDGLSRVLDWQLEAFDGNWRYCIMQTVVFLATRLGRRSVVDRINRWRERVEKEEFLFPRNEDFVGRQKELSELELILFGDVTGDGEREYFELKTRHKRRSLLIEKADKHHEKENSKDLQSESSSKGKEPVMWKESEYEIEMQRLGSPLKQYRPLRRKNGSRHARKRNPSKILYGKGIACVSGDSGIGKTELTLEYAYRFSQRYKMVLWVGGEARYIRQNYLALRNLLDVDISNENHSLKKGRAKCFEEQEEEAIASTRKELMRDIPFLLIIDNLENEKDWWDQTDIMDLLPRFGGETHVIITTRHPRLMNLDPLNLSYLSGAEALTLMKGSIKDYPIVEIDALKVIEEKLGRLTLGLSIVGAILSELPIMPSRLLDTINRMPMRDLSWTDKETITFSKKAALVQLLDVCLSIFDHADGPRSLATRMVQVSGWFAPSAIPISLLAFAAHKVPEKYDSSSPWKKCWHAWTCSLTVSHSKRSEAEASSMLIRFGFARSSNKPDCVLVPELIKLYARKRGDIRFAHAMVQAIYLRGSISLFPEHMWAACFLLFGFASDPIMVKLRPSELLSFVKRVVLPLAINMLVNLSQCNAALDLLRLCTDVLEVSAESLISRNEKWIERSFCCVRQVQSNSQSTYLWQELSLLRATVLETRAKLMLRGGQYDKGDDLIREAIYIRTSICGEHHPDTVSARETLSKVTRLLTNVQVS is encoded by the coding sequence ATGGAGCTTCAACAAGAAAGCTCCAGTGTCAGGGCATTGTTTGCAACAAACCTCAGGAATCCGTCATCTTCTTCTTCAGCATTTGTCTCTGCTAATcagtctcctttcttctcccctcGGTCACCAGCAACACATGCATCTGGACCTATAAAAAATGACAATGCAGTCAGCCCAAATGATGTTGTTGCAAGTGTTGATCAATTTGGATCCCTAACTGGACTATTACAACCAATTTCTAATATTCATTTTCTTGCTTCCAATCATTCTCCTTCTCTAGATTGTTGTTCTTCCAGTAATTTTGAAACCCCAGCAACCTTTTACAACAGCAACCTAAGTCTAGTATCTTCCTTTAATGGCTTTTGCAATGCCAGTTCATCTAATAATAGCCAGGGAATTGAAAATTGTCACTTGGGCCATAGAGCAAAGCATAAGAGGCTAGGAAAAAACCAAGGGAAGTTTTCTGGTTCTCGGCCTTCACCTTCTGTTTCTTCAACTAATAAGTATAGGAATTGTGATGTGTACATTGGATTTCATGGAAGGAAGCCTTCTTTATTGAGGTATGTTCATTGGCTTCGAGCAGAGCTTGAAATTCAGGGGATCAGTTGCTTCACATCTGACAGAGCCCGATGTAGGAATACTCGTAGCCATGATGCAGTTGAGAAAATGATGAATGCTTCTACCTATGGAGTCATGATACTCACAAAGAAGTCATTTGGCAACCCTTATAGCATAGAGGAGCTTAGGTATTTCCTGagcaagaaaaatctaattcCAATTTACTTTGATTTGAGTGCTGCTGATTGTCTTGCTAGAGATATAATCGAAAAGAGAGGTGATTTGTGGGAGAAATATGGCGGTGAGTTGTGGATGCTCTATGGTGGCTTGGAGAGAGAATGGACAGAAGCTATTGATGGACTTTCGAGAGTGTTAGATTGGCAGTTGGAAGCATTTGATGGTAACTGGAGATATTGCATAATGCAAACAGTGGTTTTTCTAGCTACAAGATTAGGTAGGAGAAGTGTGGTTGATCGAATTAACAGATGGAGGGAAAGAGTGGAAAAGGAAGAATTCCTGTTTCCCCGAAATGAAGACTTTGTTGGGAGGCAAAAGGAGCTCTCAGAGTTGGAGCTTATTTTGTTTGGTGATGTTACTGGAGATGGGGAAAGAGAGTACTTTGAACTCAAGACTCGACATAAGAGAAGATCGCTGTTAATTGAGAAAGCTGACAAGCATCAtgaaaaagaaaactcaaaagatCTACAATCAGAGAGTAGTAGCAAAGGAAAAGAACCAGTTATGTGGAAGGAATCTGAGTATGAAATAGAGATGCAAAGGTTGGGAAGCCCACTAAAGCAATATCGTCCTTTGAGGCGAAAGAATGGGAGCAGACATGCTAGGAAGAGAAACCCCTCCAAGATATTATATGGCAAGGGTATTGCTTGTGTCTCTGGAGACTCTGGAATTGGCAAGACAGAATTAACCTTGGAGTATGCTTACAGGTTCTCTCAAAGATACAAAATGGTACTGTGGGTTGGAGGGGAAGCTAGATATATTCGCCAAAATTATTTGGCTCTGCGGAATCTTTTGGATGTTGACATTAGCAATGAAAACCATTCTCTTAAAAAGGGAAGAGCAAAGTGCTTCGAAGAGCAGGAAGAGGAAGCTATTGCAAGTACTAGAAAAGAACTAATGCGTGACATTCCGTTCTTACTTATAATAGACAATTTGGAGAATGAAAAGGACTGGTGGGACCAAACGGATATCATGGATTTGTTGCCACGATTTGGTGGGGAAACACATGTGATAATAACCACAAGACATCCACGGCTGATGAACTTGGATCCGTTGAACCTTTCTTACTTATCTGGTGCAGAAGCATTGACTTTGATGAAAGGAAGTATAAAGGATTATCCTATAGTGGAGATTGATGCTCTCAAGGTCATTGAGGAGAAGCTTGGCAGGCTTACCCTTGGTCTTTCTATAGTAGGTGCCATTCTTTCTGAGCTTCCTATCATGCCAAGTAGACTTCTTGATACTATAAATAGAATGCCTATGCGAGATTTATCATGGACTGACAAAGAGACAATTACATTCAGTAAAAAAGCAGCTCTTGTTCAACTTCTAGATGTTTGTCTTTCAATCTTTGATCATGCAGATGGACCAAGAAGTTTGGCAACTAGAATGGTTCAGGTAAGTGGTTGGTTTGCTCCTTCTGCAATTCCAATCTCTCTCTTAGCTTTTGCCGCTCACAAGGTTCCAGAGAAATATGATAGTTCTTCACCTTGGAAGAAGTGCTGGCATGCCTGGACCTGTAGCTTAACTGTTTCTCATAGCAAGAGATCTGAAGCTGAGGCATCTTCTATGTTAATCAGATTTGGATTTGCCAGAAGTAGCAACAAACCTGATTGTGTCCTTGTGCCTGAGCTTATCAAGTTGTATGCTCGTAAAAGAGGAGACATTCGATTTGCTCATGCCATGGTTCAAGCAATTTACCTTAGAGGTTCCATCTCTCTGTTTCCTGAACATATGTGGGCAGCTTGTTTCTTGCTTTTTGGATTTGCATCAGATCCCATCATGGTGAAACTCCGACCGTCTGAGTTGCTTTCTTTCGTGAAACGGGTGGTTCTACCACTTGCAATAAATATGCTTGTAAATTTGTCACAGTGCAACGCCGCATTAGATCTCCTCAGACTCTGTACTGATGTCTTAGAAGTTTCTGCAGAATCTCTCATTTCTCGAAATGAGAAGTGGATTGAAAGATCTTTCTGCTGTGTCAGACAAGTTCAATCGAACTCCCAGAGCACATATCTATGGCAGGAATTATCACTTCTGAGAGCAACTGTTTTAGAGACCAGAGCAAAACTAATGCTTAGAGGAGGACAATATGACAAAGGAGATGATCTCATCCGGGAAGCTATATATATTAGGACTTCAATATGCGGTGAACATCATCCAGACACCGTATCTGCACGAGAGACACTAAGTAAAGTTACAAGACTTCTTACAAATGTCCAAGTCAGTTAA